The Tolypothrix sp. PCC 7712 region TTTTCAAGTTGGTTAATACTACTATTAACAAGGTCATTTGCTTCATTAATAGTAACTTCATTGACCATTGATTCGCTTAATTTTTCAATGTAGCTACCGCTAGTAATCACCACCATTTCATCAGTTTTAACAATTCTTCTTCTCTGTTGAGCAGCAACTAAAACAGCCTGAATTACAGAGTTTTGCGGTTGCAGTACTAACGCTTGTTTAAATTGTTCTTTTGCTGCTTCAAATCTTCCTTGCTCCATTAGTTCTTGTCCGTAACTCAGTAAAGCTTGAATAAATCCTTCCTGAGTTCTAATCGAATCGACTTTATAAGCTCTAGCATAAAGTTCTACAGCTTGGTCAAAATCTCTAATATCTATGCAAATTTCAGCTAATCTAAATAGTGCATCAAAATGGTTAGGATTAGCCTGTAATACTTGCTCGTAGAGATTGGCTGCATTTTGTAAATCGCTATTTTGAGATAACTTTACTGCTTGTTGATAAAGGCGATTAGCTTGCGAATCTAGTTTTTCTAATTCCCAAATTTCTCGCCTTAAAGGATATCTTTTGACTAACCATTTACGGACTAACTCAACTGTTACCTTATAGTTATTCCAACGTAATGGTAAAGAGATTTTTGGTGCTATATTTTGTAAGAAATCCCATTGCAATAATCGTTCTTCTGCTATGTGAAAAGGCTCAGTTAAAACTACACCACATTGCACCAGCAGTTTTAATGGTTCTCCCTTAGCTACAGAGGTTGTTTGTTGTTGAACTTCTGCTACCGCCGAGAAAATTACTCGCTCAGTAATCGGTAAACCATCTCGGAACCAAGCTAAACCAGCCTCACCAATTTCAATTGCTTCCTCAACAATATTTTGTACATCACTGCGAGTAACTTGCCAGCGTTGTTCTTCCCTCGCTTGCGAAAAAAGCGCAAAGCAAATTACTTGGGTAAAATAAGGATGTCCTGCTGACAATTCTAAAATTGCATCTATAGCATCAGGCTCATATTTGAGAATATTCTTAGCAGGTTTGGTAATTAATTGTTCTGCACTTTGTCTATCTAATAGACCAATTTCTCGATTTGGTGCTTGCCTAAATAAACTCAGTAAATT contains the following coding sequences:
- a CDS encoding ATP-binding protein, which gives rise to MVSSTNWEDNPYVIGRPIYEPELFFGREDLFNFIYDNLNQGAQVILLHGQRRIGKSSVLSQIPHFIDLENFFFIPLSLEGKSQKCLSEVLYELAREIIDYLDDYRHPHRRQLALPTKKQLQKDAGIFFNEFLPQIYQVINGKNLVLLLDEFDVLGDSGQNSSVAEFFPCLQSVVYSQKELFIIPVIGRQLDDLPNLLSLFRQAPNREIGLLDRQSAEQLITKPAKNILKYEPDAIDAILELSAGHPYFTQVICFALFSQAREEQRWQVTRSDVQNIVEEAIEIGEAGLAWFRDGLPITERVIFSAVAEVQQQTTSVAKGEPLKLLVQCGVVLTEPFHIAEERLLQWDFLQNIAPKISLPLRWNNYKVTVELVRKWLVKRYPLRREIWELEKLDSQANRLYQQAVKLSQNSDLQNAANLYEQVLQANPNHFDALFRLAEICIDIRDFDQAVELYARAYKVDSIRTQEGFIQALLSYGQELMEQGRFEAAKEQFKQALVLQPQNSVIQAVLVAAQQRRRIVKTDEMVVITSGSYIEKLSESMVNEVTINEANDLVNSSINQLENLDSPEAAKLANLLKQLQSEIEANRELQPEDKAEALEQVMALAEAGKNPEEGHIHRLARTAFKILIGTLASLPNSAKLVKTGHKLLPAISQLLDLNL